A stretch of Neisseria subflava DNA encodes these proteins:
- the lptM gene encoding LPS translocon maturation chaperone LptM: MMKKVLLMKYGVFFAAATALLLSACGYKGNLYLPKEGDKARFGVIQTGLKFDTAKEPTIQTND; this comes from the coding sequence ATGATGAAGAAAGTTTTACTGATGAAATACGGCGTATTTTTTGCAGCGGCAACGGCTCTGCTGCTCTCTGCCTGCGGCTACAAAGGCAACCTCTACCTGCCCAAAGAAGGCGACAAGGCTCGCTTCGGCGTGATTCAAACCGGCTTGAAATTCGATACGGCCAAAGAACCGACCATTCAAACCAACGATTAA
- a CDS encoding phosphopantetheine-binding protein: protein MSYTFTLAEHELEAELKKLIVQEADKADDVDMDDFTDDALLFGDDSPVGLDSLDALQISVALQQYFQVRLQGDRMVRKHMMCVRDLAAFIRTEHGA from the coding sequence ATGTCTTACACCTTTACACTGGCCGAGCACGAGCTGGAAGCAGAATTGAAAAAGTTAATCGTGCAAGAGGCCGATAAGGCCGACGATGTGGATATGGATGATTTCACCGACGATGCGCTTTTGTTTGGCGATGACAGTCCGGTCGGCTTGGATTCGCTTGATGCGCTGCAAATCAGCGTTGCCCTGCAACAGTATTTCCAAGTGCGCCTGCAGGGCGACCGGATGGTGCGCAAACATATGATGTGCGTACGCGATTTGGCGGCGTTTATTCGCACGGAGCATGGCGCGTGA
- a CDS encoding BtrH N-terminal domain-containing protein, which translates to MTAQEFPHQHTAHCESGVMSTLLKYHGHNLDEAMIFGIAHALTFVWMPLIKLNGMPLVSYRTAPRSIIKNTCKALGLKLSVRKFSDAQSGQAALDAALSSGKLAGLQTSVFWLPYFPPQMRFHFNAHNLLVYGKDGNDYLISDPVFETVQRCAAEDLQRARFAKGVLAAKGMMYTLEDNRPSEKIMADLPAIIRKAIRKNAKHMLAPVFFIGVKGIRTLAKNIEALPTKRNAKYQKLFLGHLVRMQEEIGTGGAGFRYIYAYFLEQAARICDNPAFQTASEQMTAIGDQWRQFAAMCVKQCKKPSENGCREIAAFLRKIADNEEALWRGLLK; encoded by the coding sequence ATGACCGCACAAGAATTTCCACACCAGCATACCGCCCATTGCGAAAGCGGTGTGATGTCCACCCTGCTCAAATACCATGGCCACAATTTAGACGAAGCCATGATTTTCGGCATTGCCCACGCGCTGACATTTGTCTGGATGCCGCTGATCAAATTAAACGGCATGCCGTTGGTTTCCTACCGTACCGCGCCGCGCAGCATCATCAAAAACACCTGTAAAGCATTGGGGCTGAAATTATCCGTCCGAAAATTTTCCGACGCGCAAAGCGGACAAGCCGCATTGGATGCCGCGTTATCCTCAGGCAAACTGGCCGGTTTGCAAACCTCCGTCTTTTGGCTGCCCTACTTCCCGCCGCAAATGCGCTTCCATTTCAACGCACACAATCTTTTGGTATACGGCAAAGACGGCAACGACTACCTCATCAGCGACCCCGTATTTGAAACCGTACAACGCTGCGCCGCCGAAGATTTGCAACGGGCGCGCTTTGCCAAAGGCGTATTGGCGGCAAAAGGCATGATGTACACCTTGGAAGACAACAGGCCGTCTGAAAAAATCATGGCAGACTTGCCCGCCATTATCCGCAAAGCCATACGCAAAAACGCCAAACATATGCTCGCACCGGTCTTTTTCATCGGCGTAAAAGGCATCCGCACGTTGGCAAAAAACATCGAAGCCCTACCCACTAAACGAAATGCAAAATACCAAAAGCTGTTCCTTGGCCATCTCGTGCGGATGCAGGAAGAAATCGGCACCGGCGGCGCAGGTTTCCGCTATATCTACGCCTATTTCCTCGAGCAGGCCGCCCGTATCTGCGACAACCCCGCGTTTCAGACGGCCTCGGAACAAATGACCGCCATCGGCGACCAGTGGCGGCAGTTTGCAGCGATGTGCGTGAAGCAGTGCAAAAAGCCGTCCGAAAACGGCTGCCGCGAAATCGCCGCATTTTTGCGCAAGATTGCGGACAATGAAGAAGCCTTGTGGCGGGGATTGTTGAAATAA
- a CDS encoding beta-ketoacyl synthase N-terminal-like domain-containing protein produces MSWVCGTAATSALNPQTDFRRPNAVSYTFLNQPQQAAYFRAFAGDSLGRKELADIAEQHLRRAAEHAGWPSESWHDAPVFIGSSSYSISEYENRHLAGNRAAEEHNLLYLAEDLRRRSGNRQIFSFATACTSSAHALIQADNCLRGGAEHAFVLGIENLNRLTLLHFHSLGLLTEHYQPFGGNGLILGEGVAALALSSVAPESSSGRLKLIGHAANTGNDLIQSDGQAQEQVMRRALDVAGIAPESIAAVKTHGIGTADSDAAELAALENIFGTLPPLMAFKPQIGHTLGATAALETALLLSALKQGGSNDYQGREICFSECAASQKGGFFCLANQFGFGGSNTSLVWQWQL; encoded by the coding sequence GTGAGTTGGGTTTGTGGTACGGCGGCCACTTCTGCTTTGAATCCGCAAACGGATTTCAGACGGCCTAATGCGGTGTCTTATACGTTTTTAAACCAGCCGCAGCAGGCTGCTTATTTTCGTGCATTCGCCGGCGACAGTTTGGGGCGGAAGGAACTTGCGGATATTGCCGAACAACATTTGCGCCGAGCCGCCGAACATGCAGGCTGGCCGTCTGAAAGTTGGCATGATGCGCCGGTGTTTATCGGGTCTAGTTCCTATTCCATCTCCGAATATGAAAACCGCCATCTTGCAGGCAATAGGGCGGCAGAGGAACACAATCTGCTTTATCTTGCCGAAGATTTGCGCCGGCGCAGCGGCAATCGGCAGATTTTCAGTTTCGCTACTGCCTGCACTTCATCCGCCCATGCGCTGATTCAGGCAGATAATTGTTTACGCGGCGGGGCGGAGCATGCCTTTGTGCTTGGTATTGAAAATCTCAACCGGCTGACTTTGCTGCATTTTCACAGCTTGGGTTTGCTGACCGAACACTATCAGCCTTTTGGCGGAAACGGTTTGATTCTAGGCGAAGGTGTTGCCGCACTTGCCTTGTCTTCCGTCGCCCCCGAATCTTCTTCAGGCCGTCTGAAACTTATCGGACACGCCGCCAATACGGGTAATGACCTGATTCAAAGCGATGGACAAGCGCAGGAGCAAGTGATGCGACGCGCTTTGGATGTTGCAGGCATCGCTCCTGAAAGCATTGCAGCCGTTAAAACACACGGCATCGGCACGGCTGACAGCGATGCCGCCGAATTGGCCGCACTGGAAAATATATTCGGTACACTGCCGCCCTTGATGGCGTTCAAACCGCAAATCGGACACACGCTTGGCGCAACGGCAGCCCTTGAAACAGCCCTGCTTTTATCCGCTTTAAAACAAGGCGGAAGCAACGATTATCAGGGGCGGGAAATTTGTTTTTCCGAGTGCGCGGCTTCACAAAAAGGCGGCTTTTTCTGTTTGGCCAATCAGTTTGGTTTTGGCGGCAGCAACACATCTTTGGTATGGCAATGGCAACTGTAA
- a CDS encoding YchJ family protein gives MTATLCPCQSGRGYTECCAPFHAREAAPSTAEELMRSRYSAYVLQEIDYIVDTTVPVQQNLLDKQDLAAWSKQTQWSGLKVIRHVPFGKLHALVEFEAYFEENGQTECHHELSAFVKIDGRWYFIDPTVALPTMKQPCLCGSGKKFKACCGQFFK, from the coding sequence ATGACGGCTACACTTTGCCCCTGCCAGTCGGGGCGCGGTTATACGGAATGTTGCGCACCGTTTCATGCGCGTGAGGCGGCGCCCTCGACGGCGGAAGAGTTGATGCGTTCGCGTTACAGCGCGTATGTTTTGCAGGAAATCGACTATATCGTGGACACGACTGTCCCTGTGCAGCAGAATTTGTTGGACAAGCAGGATTTGGCTGCATGGAGTAAGCAGACGCAGTGGTCGGGATTGAAGGTTATCCGTCATGTGCCGTTTGGCAAGCTGCATGCTTTGGTCGAGTTTGAAGCGTATTTTGAAGAGAACGGGCAAACCGAGTGCCATCATGAATTGTCGGCATTTGTGAAAATAGACGGGCGTTGGTACTTTATTGATCCGACCGTTGCTTTGCCGACGATGAAACAGCCTTGTTTGTGCGGTTCGGGCAAAAAGTTTAAGGCGTGTTGCGGACAGTTTTTCAAATAG
- a CDS encoding RnfABCDGE type electron transport complex subunit B, with protein MNIPIQSISRLLPQTQCRECGYEGCLPYAHALSAGEAPINLCAPGGETVMKDIADLLGKPYLAPAKTQIKAIALIDEAVCIGCTACIRACPVDAIMGASKLMHTVISDECTGCGLCVTPCPVDCIDMVPVSQPFLPSARRFSTSAEPRFAAAEHAQSRFERHTARKQRDDAERKALLAQREAAVKAKQAAQAQTQIAAPSAAFNPMDLIAKAMAKAQSQQDKLVSSDNREDFKARQIEEAKERAELRRAQRDAKYGNEAEKAAAIEFLRRHKAEQEAAKEAR; from the coding sequence ATGAACATTCCCATCCAAAGCATCAGCCGCCTGTTGCCGCAAACCCAATGCCGTGAGTGCGGCTATGAAGGCTGCTTACCCTATGCGCACGCCCTGTCGGCAGGAGAAGCGCCGATAAATCTGTGCGCGCCGGGTGGGGAAACCGTCATGAAAGACATTGCCGACCTGTTGGGCAAACCCTACCTCGCGCCGGCAAAAACACAAATCAAAGCCATAGCCCTGATTGACGAGGCCGTCTGCATCGGCTGTACCGCCTGCATCCGCGCCTGCCCTGTTGATGCCATTATGGGCGCATCCAAACTGATGCACACCGTCATCAGCGACGAATGCACCGGCTGCGGCTTGTGCGTTACTCCCTGCCCCGTCGACTGCATCGACATGGTTCCCGTATCGCAGCCCTTCCTGCCGTCCGCACGCCGTTTCAGCACCTCTGCCGAACCGCGTTTTGCCGCCGCCGAACACGCGCAAAGCCGTTTTGAACGCCATACCGCGCGCAAACAGCGCGACGATGCCGAACGCAAAGCCCTACTGGCGCAACGCGAAGCCGCCGTCAAAGCCAAACAGGCCGCACAGGCACAAACCCAAATAGCCGCACCAAGCGCCGCATTCAACCCCATGGATTTGATTGCCAAAGCCATGGCCAAAGCGCAATCGCAGCAGGACAAACTCGTCTCCTCCGATAACCGCGAAGACTTCAAAGCGCGCCAAATCGAAGAAGCCAAAGAACGCGCCGAACTGCGCCGCGCCCAACGTGATGCCAAATACGGCAACGAAGCCGAAAAAGCCGCCGCTATCGAATTTCTGCGCCGCCACAAAGCCGAGCAGGAAGCGGCCAAAGAAGCGCGCTGA
- the luxS gene encoding S-ribosylhomocysteine lyase, with product MPLLDSFKVDHTRMHAPAVRVAKTMTTPKGDTITVFDLRFCVPNKEILPEKGIHTLEHLFAGFMRDHLNGNGVEIIDISPMGCRTGFYMSLIGTPDEQKVADAWLASMQDVLTVQDQSKIPELNEYQCGTYMMHSLAEAHEIAQNVLARKVAVNKNEELTLDESLLNA from the coding sequence ATGCCCCTACTAGACAGTTTCAAAGTCGATCACACCCGTATGCACGCCCCTGCCGTACGCGTGGCAAAAACCATGACCACGCCAAAAGGCGACACCATTACCGTGTTTGACCTGCGTTTCTGCGTTCCCAACAAAGAAATCCTGCCTGAAAAAGGCATTCACACGCTGGAACACCTGTTCGCAGGCTTTATGCGCGACCACTTAAACGGCAACGGCGTTGAAATCATCGATATTTCCCCGATGGGCTGCCGTACCGGTTTCTACATGAGCCTCATCGGCACGCCCGACGAGCAAAAAGTGGCCGACGCATGGCTCGCTTCAATGCAGGATGTTTTGACCGTTCAAGACCAAAGCAAAATCCCCGAGCTGAACGAATACCAATGCGGTACCTATATGATGCACTCGCTTGCCGAAGCGCACGAAATCGCCCAAAACGTTTTGGCACGCAAAGTAGCCGTCAATAAAAACGAAGAGCTGACATTGGACGAAAGCCTGTTGAACGCTTAA
- a CDS encoding ABC transporter ATP-binding protein, whose amino-acid sequence MIQIQSLSHRYPKAETAALDNVSFDIADGECLGLLGHNGAGKTTLMSLLAGLQEVRQGEILFDGKLLRLLSRSERQKIGLVPQDFAFYPQLSVWDNLLFFASLYKVRDKGRLNALLEQTDLTAHKNKVAKHLSGGLKRRLNFAIGLINTPQLVFLDEITVGIDPQSRRFILDSVADLTRQGVTVVYTSHYLSEIEQLCDKIALLQHGKLVYHGGLDELLSTQTGVVRFTVDPPLLPQMLAALGAKQVDSRGMMETTHDAAAVYAALQQSGAKIRYFQQGHGSLETFYLDFLRKDEPATDKQNPQ is encoded by the coding sequence ATGATTCAAATCCAATCCCTCTCCCACCGTTATCCCAAAGCCGAAACTGCCGCGCTGGACAATGTGTCGTTCGATATTGCCGACGGCGAATGTTTGGGACTGCTCGGTCACAACGGTGCGGGGAAAACGACGCTGATGTCGCTTTTGGCCGGCTTGCAGGAAGTGCGGCAGGGCGAAATTTTGTTTGATGGCAAGCTGTTGCGCCTGTTGAGCCGCAGCGAACGGCAGAAAATCGGTTTGGTGCCGCAGGATTTTGCGTTTTATCCGCAGCTTTCTGTGTGGGACAACCTGCTATTTTTCGCCTCGCTTTACAAAGTGCGCGACAAGGGTCGTCTGAATGCGCTTCTAGAACAGACCGACCTGACCGCCCACAAAAACAAAGTGGCGAAGCATCTTTCGGGCGGGCTTAAACGCCGTCTGAATTTTGCCATCGGCTTGATTAACACGCCGCAACTGGTGTTCCTCGACGAAATCACGGTCGGCATCGACCCGCAGTCGCGCCGCTTTATCCTTGACAGCGTGGCGGATTTGACACGGCAAGGGGTAACGGTGGTGTACACCTCGCACTATCTGTCGGAAATCGAGCAGCTTTGCGACAAAATCGCGCTGCTGCAACACGGTAAGCTGGTGTACCACGGCGGTTTGGACGAGCTTTTAAGCACGCAAACCGGTGTCGTGCGTTTTACTGTCGATCCACCATTACTGCCTCAAATGCTGGCCGCTTTGGGTGCCAAGCAAGTGGACAGCCGCGGCATGATGGAAACGACACACGATGCCGCCGCCGTTTACGCCGCTCTGCAACAAAGCGGCGCGAAAATCCGCTACTTCCAGCAGGGACACGGTTCGCTGGAAACGTTTTACCTTGATTTCCTAC
- a CDS encoding inositol monophosphatase family protein, with protein sequence MLYRLQKVVRHIAQTEVMPRFLNTPSRRKEDGSVLSEADLAAQTAFAAALPLLEDCPMLGEEMSVQEQTRLWNEHSDGLWIVDPIDGTNNFVNGLPHFAVSVALVKNGHAELGVIYNPVSGECFYAERGKGAFLNGTPLPLRSENKKLNESIAGVEIKYLRSGKLASRMNTLAPFGTIRSMGSSTLDWCYLASGRYDIYIHGGQKLWDYAAGALIFEEAGGCLTTLEGDDFWSGEHVFKRSVIAALQPELFQQWVKWIRENQ encoded by the coding sequence GTGCTATACCGTTTACAGAAAGTCGTCCGCCACATCGCCCAAACCGAAGTCATGCCGCGTTTTCTGAACACGCCGTCACGACGCAAGGAAGACGGCTCAGTTTTGAGTGAAGCAGATTTGGCCGCACAAACCGCTTTTGCCGCCGCCCTGCCCTTATTGGAGGATTGTCCGATGTTGGGCGAGGAGATGAGCGTTCAGGAGCAAACCCGTTTGTGGAACGAACATTCAGACGGTCTGTGGATTGTCGATCCTATCGACGGCACAAACAACTTCGTCAACGGTTTGCCGCATTTTGCCGTATCCGTCGCACTGGTTAAAAACGGCCACGCCGAATTGGGCGTAATTTACAATCCGGTCAGCGGCGAATGTTTCTATGCAGAACGTGGCAAAGGCGCATTCCTCAACGGCACGCCGCTGCCGCTGCGTTCCGAAAACAAAAAACTCAACGAATCCATTGCCGGCGTAGAAATCAAATACCTGCGTTCGGGCAAACTCGCCAGCCGCATGAATACCCTCGCCCCATTCGGCACAATCCGCAGCATGGGCAGCAGCACGCTCGATTGGTGCTACCTTGCCAGCGGCCGCTACGATATTTACATCCACGGCGGACAAAAGCTGTGGGACTACGCCGCCGGCGCATTAATTTTTGAAGAAGCCGGCGGCTGCCTGACCACTTTGGAAGGCGACGATTTTTGGAGCGGCGAACATGTATTCAAGCGTTCCGTCATCGCCGCATTGCAACCCGAGCTGTTTCAGCAATGGGTGAAATGGATTCGAGAAAATCAGTAA
- the cyaY gene encoding iron donor protein CyaY translates to MMTESEFIRMSEELFEHIEDQIDENGWDFDCQFAGNVLTIEAEDGTQIIVNRHTPNQELWIAAKSGGYHFAEQNGKWLATRDSRDFYDVLNEALSEASGEAVEIAEL, encoded by the coding sequence ATGATGACCGAAAGCGAATTCATCCGCATGAGCGAAGAATTGTTCGAACACATCGAAGACCAAATCGACGAAAACGGCTGGGATTTCGACTGCCAGTTTGCCGGAAACGTACTGACCATCGAAGCCGAAGACGGCACGCAAATCATCGTCAACCGCCACACGCCCAACCAAGAATTGTGGATTGCCGCCAAAAGCGGCGGCTACCATTTCGCCGAGCAAAACGGCAAATGGCTGGCAACACGCGACAGCCGCGATTTCTACGACGTTTTAAACGAAGCACTGAGCGAGGCTTCGGGCGAAGCAGTTGAGATTGCGGAATTGTGA
- the lysA gene encoding diaminopimelate decarboxylase, producing MTLFCERLPYTHLAEEFGTPLYVYSKSALTEAFENYQTAFAALNPLVCYAVKANGNLSIIKHFASLGSGFDIVSGGELARVLAAGGDAAKTIFSGVGKSEAEIEFALNAGVKCFNMESIPEIDRIQKVAARLGKVAPVSLRVNPDVDAKTHPYISTGLKANKFGIAYADALEAYRHASRQSHLKIVGIDCHIGSQLTDLSPLVEACERILALVDQLADEGIVLEHLDLGGGVGIVYQDENMPNLGAYAKEVQKLMGTRRLKLVLEPGRSLVGNAGALLTRVEFVKHGEEKNFVMVDAAMNDLMRPALYDAYHHIEAVETKDIEPLTANIVGPICETGDFLGKDRTIACEEGDLLLIRSAGAYGSSMASNYNTRNRAAEVLVDGSECKLIRQRETVEQQMANELACL from the coding sequence ATGACCTTATTCTGCGAACGACTTCCTTATACACACCTTGCCGAAGAGTTTGGTACGCCGCTTTATGTGTACAGCAAATCTGCGCTGACCGAGGCGTTTGAAAACTACCAAACCGCGTTTGCCGCTTTAAATCCGCTTGTCTGCTACGCAGTGAAAGCGAATGGCAACCTGAGCATTATCAAACATTTTGCTTCTTTGGGGAGCGGTTTTGACATTGTGTCCGGCGGCGAGTTGGCGCGTGTTTTGGCGGCAGGCGGCGATGCGGCGAAAACGATTTTTTCCGGTGTGGGTAAGAGTGAAGCAGAAATCGAGTTTGCACTGAATGCAGGCGTGAAATGCTTCAATATGGAGAGCATTCCCGAAATTGACCGCATTCAGAAAGTTGCCGCGCGTTTGGGTAAAGTCGCTCCGGTTTCCCTGCGCGTCAACCCCGATGTCGATGCTAAAACCCACCCTTATATCTCCACCGGCCTGAAAGCCAACAAGTTCGGTATTGCCTATGCCGATGCGCTTGAGGCCTATCGCCATGCTTCCCGACAAAGCCATTTGAAAATCGTCGGTATCGACTGCCATATCGGCTCGCAACTGACCGACCTCAGCCCGCTTGTCGAAGCCTGCGAACGTATCTTGGCCTTGGTTGACCAATTGGCAGATGAAGGCATTGTGTTGGAACACTTGGACTTGGGCGGCGGTGTCGGTATTGTTTACCAAGATGAAAATATGCCTAATTTGGGCGCGTATGCCAAAGAAGTCCAAAAACTGATGGGTACACGCCGTCTGAAACTGGTTCTTGAGCCAGGCCGCAGTTTGGTCGGCAATGCAGGCGCGTTGTTGACGCGCGTTGAATTCGTCAAACATGGCGAAGAGAAAAACTTTGTGATGGTCGATGCGGCGATGAACGATTTGATGCGTCCGGCACTTTATGATGCCTATCATCACATCGAAGCGGTCGAGACCAAAGACATTGAGCCTCTGACGGCCAATATCGTCGGCCCGATTTGCGAAACCGGCGACTTCCTCGGCAAAGACCGCACCATCGCCTGCGAAGAAGGGGATTTGCTGCTTATCCGCAGCGCCGGAGCGTATGGCTCAAGCATGGCAAGCAACTACAATACGCGCAACCGTGCGGCGGAAGTATTGGTTGACGGCAGCGAATGCAAACTTATCCGTCAACGTGAAACCGTCGAGCAGCAAATGGCCAACGAATTGGCTTGTTTGTAA
- a CDS encoding SH3 domain-containing protein encodes MRYLTALLLLCSALTHAAPPDGFALVHDADGHTNLRESPDLNARVLAKIPNGTPLKCLGDGGEGSLSFCTAQLQQPAAEDYGFIHYSRLIFPASDKSFARLREQSGHDDTLTLSGSGQKVHIVARRIHPKLSDFSGINKDKYTARLYRGKPFYGTDYDIPKSVFALERITLNGQAVPAAELQGLFSPDFASTARGSNVYQGWEAYYRDSDKTLYLFGRQGSDGDPFGVCFIFKDGKFQRRYLWGAAI; translated from the coding sequence ATGCGTTACTTAACTGCTCTCTTATTATTGTGTTCCGCCTTAACCCATGCCGCGCCGCCGGACGGCTTTGCCTTGGTTCATGATGCCGACGGACATACCAACTTACGCGAAAGCCCCGATTTGAATGCCAGAGTCTTGGCAAAAATCCCCAACGGCACACCGTTGAAATGTTTGGGTGATGGTGGCGAAGGCAGTTTGAGTTTCTGTACTGCCCAACTGCAACAACCTGCCGCAGAAGACTACGGTTTCATCCATTACAGCCGTCTGATATTTCCCGCCTCCGATAAAAGCTTCGCCCGACTGCGCGAACAATCCGGTCATGACGATACGCTGACTTTGTCCGGTAGCGGACAAAAGGTACACATCGTTGCCCGCCGCATCCATCCAAAACTCAGCGACTTCTCGGGCATCAACAAAGACAAATACACCGCGCGGCTCTATCGAGGCAAACCTTTCTATGGTACAGACTATGACATTCCCAAAAGCGTGTTCGCGCTTGAACGTATCACGCTAAACGGTCAAGCGGTTCCCGCTGCCGAACTGCAAGGACTCTTCTCGCCCGATTTTGCCTCCACCGCACGCGGCAGCAATGTATATCAAGGCTGGGAAGCCTATTATCGCGACAGCGATAAGACGCTTTATCTGTTCGGTAGACAAGGTTCGGACGGCGATCCCTTCGGCGTCTGCTTTATATTTAAGGACGGCAAATTCCAGCGCCGTTATTTATGGGGTGCTGCGATTTAA
- a CDS encoding 16S rRNA (uracil(1498)-N(3))-methyltransferase, translating into MPRFYVDFALSPDSVVELTDDVVRHLNVLRVKNTEEIVLFNGNGKAYPALPEVLEKRRASVRILREEATDNESPLNITLVQAVSAAERMDFTLQKSVELGVAEIRPVISERCVVRLSGERAEKRVARWQEIVVSACEQSGRNIVPKVLPLTTYAQALQQLPQETTKLLMSLNRAQKLSDVQPQSGKVVFMVGPEGGWTEKEEQQAFDAGFQSVTLGKRVLRTETASLAAIAAMQTLWGDFA; encoded by the coding sequence ATGCCCCGATTTTATGTTGATTTTGCCTTAAGCCCCGACAGCGTGGTCGAATTGACCGATGATGTGGTACGCCATCTGAATGTATTGCGCGTGAAAAACACGGAAGAAATCGTGTTGTTCAACGGCAATGGCAAGGCATATCCGGCTTTGCCCGAAGTTTTAGAAAAACGCCGCGCCAGCGTGCGGATTTTGCGTGAAGAGGCAACGGACAACGAATCGCCGCTGAACATTACGTTGGTACAGGCGGTATCCGCCGCCGAGCGCATGGATTTCACTTTGCAGAAAAGCGTAGAATTGGGCGTGGCAGAAATTCGTCCGGTCATCAGTGAACGCTGTGTCGTCCGCTTGAGTGGCGAACGCGCTGAAAAGCGGGTAGCGCGTTGGCAGGAAATCGTTGTTTCTGCGTGTGAGCAAAGCGGCCGCAATATTGTGCCGAAGGTTTTACCGCTGACGACTTATGCACAGGCATTGCAACAGTTGCCGCAGGAAACGACCAAACTGTTAATGAGCCTGAACCGCGCACAAAAACTGAGCGATGTTCAGCCGCAATCCGGTAAGGTCGTGTTTATGGTCGGCCCGGAAGGCGGCTGGACGGAGAAGGAAGAGCAGCAGGCATTTGATGCCGGTTTTCAATCCGTTACGCTTGGTAAACGGGTGTTGCGTACCGAAACCGCCTCACTTGCGGCTATTGCCGCCATGCAGACGCTTTGGGGCGATTTTGCATAA
- a CDS encoding SlyX family protein, giving the protein MSDIQELEHRVTELEIQTALQEDLIGSLNNTIAKMQQALDLQQGQLRLLYQRMQDKGANGEREPYSLRDEIPPHY; this is encoded by the coding sequence ATGAGCGATATTCAGGAATTGGAACACCGCGTCACGGAGCTGGAAATTCAGACGGCCTTGCAGGAAGATTTAATCGGCAGCCTGAACAACACCATCGCCAAGATGCAGCAGGCTTTGGATTTGCAGCAAGGCCAGTTGCGGCTTCTATATCAACGGATGCAGGACAAAGGTGCAAATGGCGAACGCGAACCGTACAGCCTGCGCGATGAGATTCCGCCGCATTATTGA